The sequence below is a genomic window from Anopheles cruzii chromosome 3, idAnoCruzAS_RS32_06, whole genome shotgun sequence.
AGTGAAGTAACTAGTTTGGGAAGCATATGTTGGATTCGATTAGGAAGGTCCTGCGGTAATAGCTGGAgagataaattatttttaaacgaaacaataaaaaacctAACCGTTTTAGAAGAACATTGTGACGCAGGAaatgtgcgttttttttattttttattatgacgtgtttgattttttacgattttacgtacgatttttttaaatattttgcctAATATATAAGCAAAAAAATAGTGGCCGAACAACATTTAAGAAATTAGAGAATGATTTTAACTTTACTAATTCCAGTAGTGACGAATTAGTCTAGGAGACCTGCGTTATATTCGTTCCGGTTGACCAGACTCGAAAGTACAGTCGTGCCCCCCCACAATGGTTCACCCATTAGTGATGATGCAGAAATTTTAACGAAAATCCCTCTCATACCTAAATCACAGCCACATCACCTCGGCCAGCTTCGAATTCAATGCACAAATTGTTTTATCTTTTGTATAAATCGTAACATAATTGAGATGCACttgaaaaatcgaacatcGTAAACAAGTTAAAAAACGACCATGGTTTCAAAGTTCAAAGTGGAAGTTTCAAAAACAACTACCAactaaacaacaaaaaatccttATTAGAATTTAAAAATCATCAAGTTTTGGAACTTTGACATGTCAATAAGAACGGCGTTTTCATGATTGACACTCTAGTttattgaaatcaattttatacATATttattctttcattttttcctACATTCGTTGCCTAGTGGTTTGGATTTTTGGTGGTACTGCCTAGAATGAATGTTACAGGTTTAGTAACTTTACGCTACATGAATCACAAATCTTCGTTGAACTCCGTGAAATATCAATTATATTGTCTGTATTTTCTTTGGGGTCCGTAACATGCTCGATTACCAATATTTTCCGTGGCCATGAATACTCAAGATGATCTGCTAGGTGAAGACCAACCTTTGCattcttttttaaatatctttGACCGAACGGTACGAACGATACAAATCTACTTAAATAAACGCATTCACTGACTTGTTTGTTCAACTCTCGAATGTATCTAGAGGCCTAATAATAAAATACTCTGTTCGCTAAGCTTTGGAGTTACGTTGGATTTCGTATTTCCATGAATCCGTATGACATGAATTTTCCTTCACTGCTGCTTTCCACTGCTGAAGCCCAAAAAACCATCACGGTTTGAAGTCTACTTTTGCCACAGTAACAATATTTGAACTTGGATTTAGTCGTAGAAGCCCTAACCAGTAACATTACTATCGAAAGACTATCGGTACATCTATAGTTTCGTTTATCCTCACTGCGTTCCGCGAAGAGCTGACAGTTTTCTTGTTCTTTCTACTGAAGttaaaattttcattaaaagcaCCAATATCGAGACGCTAGAGGCCAAGGCCACGTGCATTATCGTGGATAATTGTGCTTTATCGTTGGCTGAAGCTATTTTGCGGTGCGTTGCTGTATTGATTGATAGCAAGTATGTGTTTCTCCTCATGGTATGTACGCAGGATGTGTCCCAGTACCGAGGAAGTATCGTTGTCGCTAAGCCACATGGTCATTGTTGAGGAGTTTTCTAACATTGTGATCAGTGCTGAAATAGAGCACAAAGCGTAGGCCAGGTTACACCGAGTGAAATTCCACATATACACATTCCCAAGCCACCCCAAAACTCACCAATAAACATTTTTGGATTTCCTAAACTAACTTGTACTTGTGGTGAGTCCATTAGAACACGTAAAATGGGGGACTCCATCGGCAGCCCATCGTTTAAACCCTGTACACTTTTCGCCCGATTTCCCAGCAACCACTCACACTGTAATATGAATGTGGAAAAATGCATACTTTAAGTAAAACCATTTGCATGTGCCCTTCGAAAGGGCTCATTTATTTTTGAGAACTCACCGCGGCGGTCTGATTGTTGTGTGTTGCAATTAAAGCTTCTCGAACGCTCTCTTCCTCAAAACCCATTTCCATTATGGGGGCGAGCAAATCTGGGGCCGGAACAACGCTTTTCTCTGAATACAACCGCACAATCTCCAACAGTGTCACGATGTTATCTCGTTTGGTCTACGAAAACAAATATACAAAATAAGTTCACCCATATCATCGGCATTTGGACTGGTTCTGTACGGATTGTTATTCAACGCTCACCTTGAAAAGATACTTTTCTTTAGAACCCCCTATTTCACCTTCGCTGTCTCCATCAAAAGCGTCTTCATCGCGTTCTTCAGGCTCATCGATAGAATCTCTGATGGAGGATGATCTCGATAGGGATCTACTTTCGTTGCTGGTGTCCGAGTTTTTTCCGCTGTTACTATTGTCAGATTCCTGCGCACCCACTGGTAAGTGGGTTTGGTTTGTTGTAGTTGAAGTCGATGCACATGAAGCGCGCTTATCACAGTTAAAAAGCTTTGCTGAACTATCGTTCTGAATGAGCCAGTCTAGAGCCGCTGGAAAGACATTTCTGTTTGGAAACCAGATATGCAGAAGTTTCAGCAACGTTCTTTCCCAGTAGTCATATTTTACCACGCTCACTTACTTGGTAATTTGTAAGGCTTGATTTATCTTATCCAGGGAAAATCCCATCTCTAGTAGCGTTTCAATTGAACTAATTTGATGGCGTTTTCTGTTTATGAGACGTTGTTGGAACAACGCAATCAGCTTTTCCGCGCACGTTCCAGTTCCTAGTATGTATGCCGATGCTTTCGAAAGTGATATAATTATACGCCGGAGATCTTGCTGAAGCTGAAAAacaatataatttaaaaagcGAAATTGTTGATTTATTAAAGTCATTGTgttcaaaattattaaattccACAAAACCCTTACTTCATCCGCTTGTACCATGCCAAGATTAAAGTTCACCGATGCCTGATTAATTCGCGACAGAGGAATGTGTCGTGTAGCAGCTAATATATCTGCAACCGAAGGCCCCTTCGTACTATCCTCGACCTGAGGCTTGTCAATACGTTTGGCAATTAACAGAAACTCTTCTAAAAAATGCAACCAACATGCAAAACGCTTTTTGTTAAAACTGTCACGTTTATCTGATCATTATTTTCGAGGCACTTACCGTCGTCATGTACGTTAAGTAACAGATCGTCGTCGCGGAAAATTCGTTTGTTGTGGGATCGTATCAGCCGATAGCGGTCGGCCAGTTTGTCAAGATCCGATGAAAAATGTGGCATCGTAAAGGCATTGCTGGCGAACTTCTCCAGGCCGTGCATTTTCAATTGGCGTCCATTTAGGACACGTCTAACATCCACATTGACCATACCTCCCCGAGGGCTTATAATCCGTAGCGTAATCTGATGTTCAGCTCCTTGCTCCGCTTTTGTTTCACCATTCGCTCTGTCTGGCGAAGGTCTGTAACATAACATAAAGACGAATTCAAACTctaacaataaaatatttctttttcccgcCAGACCCGTTTTCCCGACAAACTTTTTTCTCGTTACAATGATCGGAAGCATACAAAGTCGCTGTTTAGGTACAAGCGCTGGTTCAATTCGCGCTCCCAGCAAACTTCCATTTTCACACCATCGACTACTCACCTAGGtgtggttttgattttgagAAAGCCCATCCAGCGCCTAAATGCTTCCATTTTGTTTGTAAGCGAGTAAACTTACCGCGTTCGCCACGACGACCCACCACCACTTGATGTCGATGGTTGCTGAGATTGCTGTGCTATGTGTGTCCCTGTGACTCGTTGTCCATAGCGCGGATTTCGGAGGCCGTGGAGACGCCCGTGGCCAGGTGATGCGCTGGTGCCGGGTGCGGGTGGCGTTCCCGACGAAGGTTCACTTGAAGGGGGGCCAGAGCTGGACGAAGCAGAGCTACAGCTTGAAGTACAATCGCCGGCAGCGCGTGGTTGCTTGCGCGACTGTTGCCAACGGGCACGTCTTTCGGCAAACTTTTCTCTCATCCATGGTATCATAATGTATTACCGAATTCGACGGAACGCTTCCCACAACCAATAACAGCGCCCGGGCTGATTATTTGCCGACGCCAGGATGTTGATCGCTTCCACTATTCTAACAAATGAGGTACAATGAGAGACTACGCGCTTCTTTACATTATATTAGTTTCCTCTTTAGGACACTGTTCtaggtttatgtttttcacTTGTCTATGAAcgcaatttttttattttctaagcGCTACATTTGACAAGTATTGTGATTCGTTTATGTTTTGGTTCTGCGCCATGCGCGAAAGCTACCCGGTGAAAAAGGTACcataaacacaaaacacccAGTAAAACTTTGTCGGtcctttttttaatgttacCGCCGATGCGATTGCCTCCTTGTAGAacgcaaacaatcgaaccatCAATAGCATAAAAATATCTTTCACAATAAAATAGCTTCatatcgtttgttttgtgtagTTTTATTACTTCCTCAAATCAAGGTGTTGCTTTTTATCAGCACATTTGGGTGTTCCTTCACATTATTTTTCTATCTGTCGAAGTTTTCGGCGTATGCATCGACGAGGAACGAATCCTCTCTACGCACCTGATGGTGTTGGCGTAGGGAAGTGTTGaaggtgtggtgtggccagcAATTTTTGCACCTTTTATACTGAGATGAAAGCTTACTTGGACTTCTTGTTTTTGATCTTCTTAAGGTAAAACTCCAATTCTTTGCCTTCAAGGATGTAACCATCAGCACGTCCACATTGACCGGGCCGAGAAGCAATGGCggctgaaaaataaaaatatgaactTTAGTCGCAAACCAGCATCATTCACCTCAACATAAGTTTA
It includes:
- the LOC128272972 gene encoding ubiquitin-associated domain-containing protein 1, whose translation is MIPWMREKFAERRARWQQSRKQPRAAGDCTSSCSSASSSSGPPSSEPSSGTPPAPGTSASPGHGRLHGLRNPRYGQRVTGTHIAQQSQQPSTSSGGGSSWRTRPSPDRANGETKAEQGAEHQITLRIISPRGGMVNVDVRRVLNGRQLKMHGLEKFASNAFTMPHFSSDLDKLADRYRLIRSHNKRIFRDDDLLLNVHDDEEFLLIAKRIDKPQVEDSTKGPSVADILAATRHIPLSRINQASVNFNLGMVQADELQQDLRRIIISLSKASAYILGTGTCAEKLIALFQQRLINRKRHQISSIETLLEMGFSLDKINQALQITKNVFPAALDWLIQNDSSAKLFNCDKRASCASTSTTTNQTHLPVGAQESDNSNSGKNSDTSNESRSLSRSSSIRDSIDEPEERDEDAFDGDSEGEIGGSKEKYLFKTKRDNIVTLLEIVRLYSEKSVVPAPDLLAPIMEMGFEEESVREALIATHNNQTAACEWLLGNRAKSVQGLNDGLPMESPILRVLMDSPQVQVSLGNPKMFIALITMLENSSTMTMWLSDNDTSSVLGHILRTYHEEKHILAINQYSNAPQNSFSQR